A single genomic interval of Antarcticibacterium arcticum harbors:
- a CDS encoding serine hydrolase domain-containing protein, producing MKFINVIILFFGFSICFGQTTYFPERGNWQVKTPASFGIKAESLKQAVDFASANEYKDSRDLRQAILKGFENEPYHEIMGPTKRRGGPAGVILKNGYIIAQWGDVERVDMTFSVTKSFLSTTALLALNRGLIEDVNDKVIDYVWDNTFEGAHNSKITWKQLLDQSSDWSGQLWNSYDWADRPPSSGNIDDWKDRKLNEPGTVFKYNDVRVNLLAYSLLQVWRKPLPQVLKEEIMDPIDASQSWRWFGYENAWVNIDGLKMQSVTGGGHSGGGLFINTLDMARFGLLFENNGKWNGKQLLSAESIEKAITPSVSNSNYGYMWWLNKEGSRQWKNLPEHLFYAAGFGGNFIVIDREQNLVIVTRWLEPSQIEAFLTKVYSAL from the coding sequence ATGAAATTTATCAATGTAATTATTTTATTTTTTGGTTTTTCGATATGCTTTGGGCAAACCACTTACTTTCCCGAGCGGGGAAACTGGCAGGTGAAAACCCCGGCCAGTTTTGGAATTAAAGCTGAATCTTTAAAACAGGCTGTAGATTTTGCATCAGCCAATGAATATAAAGATTCCAGAGACCTTAGACAGGCGATTTTAAAAGGCTTTGAAAATGAACCCTATCATGAAATAATGGGGCCTACCAAGCGCCGCGGTGGTCCCGCGGGAGTGATTCTTAAAAATGGTTATATAATTGCCCAATGGGGAGATGTGGAGCGTGTAGATATGACCTTTAGTGTAACCAAAAGTTTTCTTTCTACCACCGCTCTTCTAGCCTTAAACCGAGGGTTGATTGAAGATGTAAATGATAAGGTAATAGATTACGTGTGGGATAATACTTTTGAGGGCGCCCATAACAGTAAAATTACCTGGAAACAATTACTTGACCAGTCTTCTGACTGGAGCGGGCAATTATGGAATAGTTATGATTGGGCCGACAGGCCACCTTCCTCTGGCAATATAGATGATTGGAAGGATCGCAAATTAAATGAACCGGGAACCGTATTTAAATACAATGATGTGAGGGTAAATCTTCTTGCTTATTCCCTTTTACAGGTTTGGAGAAAACCTTTACCCCAGGTTTTAAAAGAGGAAATAATGGATCCAATTGATGCATCTCAATCCTGGAGATGGTTTGGATATGAAAATGCCTGGGTGAACATAGATGGTTTAAAAATGCAATCTGTAACAGGTGGAGGCCATTCCGGGGGCGGCTTGTTCATCAATACTCTTGATATGGCCAGATTTGGTTTGCTGTTTGAAAATAACGGCAAATGGAACGGGAAGCAACTTCTTTCAGCTGAAAGTATTGAAAAAGCAATAACCCCCTCTGTTTCCAATTCCAATTATGGTTATATGTGGTGGCTTAATAAGGAAGGAAGCCGGCAGTGGAAAAACCTACCCGAGCATCTCTTCTATGCTGCAGGATTCGGAGGGAATTTTATAGTGATAGATCGTGAACAAAATCTGGTGATCGTAACAAGATGGCTGGAACCTTCGCAAATTGAAGCCTTTTTAACCAAAGTTTATTCCGCTTTATAA
- a CDS encoding 6-phosphogluconate dehydrogenase: MKKTLFYILGSIFLLYLAYFAFIYFVPYSEGTRTGELIKFSKKGVVSKTWEGEISQGISGAQIFQFSVLDSKKDVIQTLQENEGNYVKLTYKERYATFMIWGDTKYFIEKVEEARSPHFRDR, from the coding sequence ATGAAAAAAACATTATTCTATATACTGGGGAGCATTTTTCTGCTATATCTGGCCTATTTCGCTTTTATATATTTTGTGCCCTACAGCGAGGGAACCCGCACCGGTGAACTTATAAAATTCAGTAAAAAAGGGGTTGTTTCTAAAACCTGGGAAGGGGAAATTAGTCAGGGAATTAGCGGGGCCCAGATCTTCCAATTCTCTGTACTGGACAGCAAGAAGGATGTTATACAAACGCTTCAGGAAAATGAGGGCAATTACGTAAAACTCACTTATAAGGAAAGATATGCCACTTTTATGATCTGGGGTGACACAAAATATTTTATTGAAAAAGTGGAAGAAGCAAGATCCCCACATTTTAGAGACAGATAA
- a CDS encoding acyl-CoA thioesterase: MKKFKKVTDSQVVISELMLPSHSNFNGKIHGGYILSLLDQIAFACASKHSGVYCVTASVDTVDFLAPIEIGELVTMKASVNYTGNSSMVIGIRVEAENIQTGAVKHCNSSHFTMVAKDDKGKSVNVPGLILETDNDIRRFVKAIKRYKMKLKRSREFHETDFSSDEYMHFLDGQNVKLELN; this comes from the coding sequence ATGAAAAAATTTAAAAAGGTAACAGATTCGCAGGTGGTAATTTCAGAATTGATGCTTCCCTCCCATTCCAATTTTAATGGAAAGATCCACGGGGGTTATATTCTTTCCCTGCTAGATCAAATCGCTTTTGCCTGCGCCTCAAAACACTCCGGAGTTTATTGTGTAACCGCCAGCGTTGATACGGTAGATTTTCTTGCGCCCATAGAAATTGGAGAGCTTGTAACCATGAAAGCATCTGTAAACTACACAGGCAATTCTTCTATGGTAATTGGGATACGTGTAGAAGCAGAAAATATTCAAACCGGGGCTGTGAAGCATTGTAATTCTTCACATTTTACTATGGTTGCAAAAGATGACAAAGGAAAAAGTGTAAATGTCCCTGGCCTTATCCTTGAAACCGATAATGATATTAGGCGTTTTGTAAAAGCCATCAAACGCTATAAGATGAAACTTAAACGAAGCAGGGAATTTCATGAAACCGATTTTTCTTCTGATGAATATATGCATTTCCTCGATGGTCAAAATGTAAAACTTGAGCTCAATTGA
- a CDS encoding bile acid:sodium symporter has protein sequence MKFNGFIAALFAAILLAWLFPAALSALPLGSIIDVGIGLIFFFYGLKLAPSELRLGFLNYKSHILIQLTTFVLFPILTFLFIPLFEGGTSSPLWLAIFFLGVLPSTVSSSVVMVAIARGNLPTAIFNASISGLIGIIATPLWLSLFMTKTGDFAISTIITKLLFQIVLPLIFGLLLQGFLGNFARTHGKKLGLFDKSVIVLIVFSSFSNSFSSGLFASINPLNLLKLSAIVMGLFFIVYALTGYLCKLFNFSKEDTITVKFAGTKKSLVHGSVMAKIIFGGSASLGLLLLPIMLYHILQLLLVALYAERYRKQWLQKELLKQQGIN, from the coding sequence TTGAAGTTCAACGGATTCATTGCTGCCTTATTTGCAGCCATCTTGCTGGCCTGGCTTTTTCCGGCCGCTCTTAGCGCCTTACCGCTGGGCAGTATTATAGATGTTGGGATTGGCCTTATCTTTTTCTTTTACGGCCTTAAACTGGCTCCATCTGAATTAAGACTGGGGTTTCTCAATTACAAATCCCATATTTTAATTCAGCTTACCACGTTCGTACTGTTTCCTATATTAACTTTTTTATTTATTCCCCTTTTTGAAGGTGGAACCTCCTCCCCGCTTTGGCTGGCTATTTTTTTTCTGGGAGTTTTACCGTCCACAGTTTCCTCCTCTGTAGTAATGGTAGCTATCGCCAGAGGAAATTTGCCCACTGCCATATTTAACGCGAGTATATCGGGGCTAATTGGCATTATTGCCACACCATTGTGGTTAAGCCTGTTTATGACGAAAACCGGGGATTTTGCCATTTCTACAATTATTACCAAACTTTTATTTCAAATTGTACTCCCTTTGATCTTCGGATTATTATTACAGGGGTTTTTGGGCAATTTTGCACGAACTCACGGCAAAAAATTAGGGCTCTTTGATAAATCGGTTATTGTTTTAATCGTTTTTTCAAGTTTCAGCAATTCCTTTTCCTCGGGGTTATTTGCTTCAATTAATCCATTGAATTTGTTGAAATTATCAGCGATTGTGATGGGGCTTTTCTTTATAGTTTACGCACTTACAGGCTATCTTTGCAAACTCTTTAATTTCAGCAAAGAAGATACTATTACAGTGAAATTTGCAGGCACAAAGAAATCCCTGGTTCATGGATCTGTAATGGCAAAAATTATCTTTGGCGGTAGTGCCAGCCTTGGCTTACTTCTCCTGCCAATTATGCTCTATCACATTCTGCAACTTCTCCTTGTGGCCCTTTACGCGGAAAGATACCGCAAGCAATGGCTGCAAAAAGAACTTTTAAAACAGCAGGGAATCAATTAA
- a CDS encoding DUF423 domain-containing protein, producing the protein MKELLLTFGGIYGMLAVIFGAFGAHALKGTLDPDQLKSFETGVKYQMYHALLLIILGITFPFLDTSQVIMGWCFITGIFLFSFSIYGLVLSSSRGKKLKILGPVTPLGGLLLVAGWIFFTVNAVKYAAFL; encoded by the coding sequence ATGAAAGAATTACTTTTAACATTTGGCGGTATTTATGGAATGCTTGCCGTAATTTTTGGGGCATTTGGAGCGCACGCATTAAAGGGAACCCTGGACCCGGACCAACTAAAAAGTTTTGAAACCGGAGTTAAATACCAGATGTATCACGCATTATTATTAATAATCCTTGGAATTACATTTCCTTTTCTCGACACCTCCCAGGTGATAATGGGATGGTGCTTTATTACCGGAATTTTCCTTTTTTCCTTTAGTATTTATGGCCTTGTTTTAAGTTCTTCCCGGGGCAAAAAGTTAAAGATACTGGGCCCGGTTACACCGCTTGGAGGATTACTCCTGGTAGCTGGCTGGATCTTCTTTACTGTTAATGCAGTAAAATATGCCGCTTTCCTTTAA